A region from the Triticum urartu cultivar G1812 chromosome 1, Tu2.1, whole genome shotgun sequence genome encodes:
- the LOC125545192 gene encoding protein SENSITIVITY TO RED LIGHT REDUCED 1, whose translation MAAAAAVAVATGADWTVVRRRGGRRRGDVPVTTSHLDAPPPLPLTPIPWAPSDPSLDPARVSRLLDRARAAISRVEASRLYRRLLLPDSPLCRRLASLAPARLSLLGVGSFESSPAARLQLALAALLRRDLLPGASATADLFDPVLSSVECAVAVALGFAVPNLDDGCGRRVEEPTLFYMPHCEASLYDALLVANWEPRAQLRRVCVLGNSFRRYAVQAEENRSGPAAKANLVLKAGRFAWEQRIDEAGDVDDEDWFARAFNETSWHFFEVDQDVDQRTEISSQALSFKKLSL comes from the coding sequence atggccgccgccgccgcggtcGCGGTCGCCACTGGCGCCGACTGGACCGTCGTCCGCCGGCGTGGCGGCCGCCGCCGAGGTGACGTCCCGGTCACCACCTCCCACCTTGACGCCCCGCCGCCACTCCCGTTGACCCCGATCCCGTGGGCGCCCTCCGACCCGTCCCTCGACCCAGCCCGCGTCTCCCGCCTCCTCGACCGCGCCCGGGCCGCGATCTCCCGCGTCGAGGCCTCCCGCTTAtaccgccgcctcctcctccccgacTCCCCGCtctgccgccgcctcgcctcgctcGCCCCCGCCCGCCTCTCCCTCCTCGGCGTCGGCAGCTTCGAGTCCTCCCCGGCCGCGCGCCTCCAGCTCGCGCTCGCGGCACTCCTCCGCCGCGACCTCCTCCCGGGCGCCTCCGCCACGGCCGACCTCTTCGACCCCGTCCTCTCCTCCGTCGAGtgcgccgtcgccgtcgccctcgGCTTCGCCGTCCCGAACCTCGACGACGGGTGCGGCCGCCGCGTGGAGGAGCCCACCCTCTTCTACATGCCCCACTGCGAGGCGTCGCTCTACGACGCGCTCCTCGTGGCCAACTGGGAGCCCCGCGCTCAGCTCCGCCGAGTCTGCGTGCTCGGCAATAGCTTCCGGCGGTACGCTGTGCAGGCGGAAGAGAACCGCTCGGGACCCGCCGCCAAGGCCAATCTTGTTCTCAAGGCAGGGCGGTTCGCGTGGGAGCAGCGGATCGACGAGGCCGGGGATGTGGACGACGAGGACTGGTTCGCCCGTGCGTTCAACGAGACGAGCTGGCATTTCTTCGAGGTGGACCAAGACGTCGACCAGAGGACGGAGATAAGTTCGCAAGCTTTGTCCTTCAAGAAATTATCACTGTAA